Proteins co-encoded in one Papaver somniferum cultivar HN1 chromosome 5, ASM357369v1, whole genome shotgun sequence genomic window:
- the LOC113277765 gene encoding uncharacterized protein LOC113277765, with protein MVGYAIYLKKRMEKMDEWMQQLLKSRFFGVCHDHKDSKKNEINFFCIECHQCLCQHCISSPSSHCLHNQTLQIRRYVYQDVVRISDMQKHIDCSKVQTYVLNNAKVIFLNSRPNVKPPKLSSAYCKVCDRCLADNNQYCSIACKISVRPESSNDEFHCYSYPVSQFNDIHLDESKRCSSSSGSGESDDLNEDSNGDSGEDSSVTFCSTGSLKPKKQMHKRKGVPHRAPLC; from the exons ATG GTTGGGTATGCAATTTATCTGAAGAAAAGGATGGAGAAGATGGATGAATGGATGCAGCAACTACTAAAAAGTAGGTTTTTTGGTGTATGTCATGATCATAAAGATTCTAAGAAGAATGAAATAAATTTCTTCTGTATAGAATGTCATCAATGTTTATGTCAACACTGTATTTCATCTCCTTCCTCGCATTGTCTTCATAATCAAACTCTTCAAATTCGAAGATATGTCTATCAAGATGTTGTTAGAATCTCTGACATGCAGAAACATATTGATTGCTCCAAAGTTCAG ACGTACGTATTAAACAATGCCAAGGTTATTTTTCTGAATTCTCGACCTAATGTGAAGCCCCCAAAGCTGTCTAGTGCTTATTGTAAAGTTTGCGATAGATGTTTGGCCGATAATAATCAATACTGCTCTATTGCTTGCAAG ATTTCAGTTCGTCCGGAGAGTTCAAATGATGAATTCCATTGCTATTCATACCCTGTTTCTCAATTTAATGATATACATTTGGATGAGAGTAAaagatgcagcagcagcagtggcagcGGCGAGTCTGATGATCTGAATGAGGACTCTAATGGTGATTCGGGTGAGGATTCATCTGTGACGTTTTGCAGTACAGGATCATTGAAGCCAAAGAAACAAATGCACAAGAGAAAAGGTGTCCCTCATAGAGCTCCTCTATGTTAA